Proteins co-encoded in one Sus scrofa isolate TJ Tabasco breed Duroc chromosome 14, Sscrofa11.1, whole genome shotgun sequence genomic window:
- the CCDC25 gene encoding coiled-coil domain-containing protein 25 isoform X2, which yields MDCAHLVKANSIQGCKMNNVNVVYTPWSNLKKTADMDVGQIGFHRQKDVKIVTVEKKVNEILNRLEKTKMERFPDLEAEKECRDREERNEKKAQIQEMKRREKEEMKKKREMDELRSYSSLMKVENMSSNQDGNDSDEFM from the exons GCTGCAAGATGAACAACGTCAATGTGGTTTATACCCCGTGGTCTAACCTGAAGAAAACAGCTGACATGGATGTGGGCCAGATAGGCTTTCACAGGCAAAAGGAC GTGAAAATTGTGACAGTAGAGAAGAAAGTGAATGAGATTCTGAACCGGttagaaaagaccaaaatggAGCGGTTCCCAGACCTAGAAGCAGAGAAAGAATGCAGAGACCGCGAAGAGAGGAATGAGAAGAAAGCCCAGATTcaggaaatgaaaaggagagaaaaagaagagatgaagaagaagagggagatggATGAACTTAG GAGCTATTCATCGCTAATGAAAGTTGAGAATATGTCTTCAAATCAG GACGGCAATGATTCGGATGAATTCATGTGA